One region of Octopus sinensis linkage group LG30, ASM634580v1, whole genome shotgun sequence genomic DNA includes:
- the LOC118768476 gene encoding zinc finger protein 239-like: MSKKLCKTSYHCEICGKLFSRDIDLTRHIRIHTGERPFHCEVCGKSFSRSSVLTIHKRIHTGEKPYHCDICDKAFSENANLSRHKRIHSGEKPYQCDICGKSFCRSSDLTSHKPIHTGEKSFHCDICGKSFSQNSVLINHKRIHTGKKPYHCVICSKLFSGNSDLTKHIRMHTGEKPFHCDICGKSFSQSPNLTKHKRIHTGEKPFHCAICGKSFAQKCNLTTHISIHTKV, from the exons ATGTCGAAAAAGTTATGCAAGAcatcatatcactgtgaaatttgtggtaaattattctcaagAGATATTGACTTAACtagacacatacgtattcatacaggagagagaccgtTTCACTGTGaggtctgtggtaaatctttctctcgaagcAGTGTATTgactatacacaaacgtattcatacaggagagaaaccatatcattgcgatatctgtgatAAAGCATTCTCTGAAAATGCTAACTTAAGTAGACACAAGCGcattcattcaggagagaaaccatatcagtgtgatatctgtggtaaatctttctgtCGAAGCAGTGACTTAACTTCACACAAACCTATTCATACCGGAGAGAaatcatttcactgtgatatctgtggtaaatcattctctcaaaacagtGTTTTAATtaaccacaaacgtattcatacagggaagaagccatatcactgtgttaTCTGTAGTAAATTATTCTCTGGaaatagtgacttaactaaacacatacgtatgcatacaggagagaaaccatttcactgtgatatctgtggtaa atcattctctcaaagtcctaacttaactaaacacaaacgtattcatacaggagagaaaccatttcactgtgctatctgtggtaaatcatttgctcAAAAATGTAACTTaactacacatatatctatccatacaaAAGTTTGA